The Cucumis melo cultivar AY chromosome 6, USDA_Cmelo_AY_1.0, whole genome shotgun sequence genome includes a region encoding these proteins:
- the LOC103483717 gene encoding thermospermine synthase ACAULIS5-like — translation MADVSSANLVNNGNELIEKGHALNGYRKSCWYEEEIEENLRWSFALNSILHTGASQYQDIALLDTKPFGKALVIDGKLQSAETDEFIYHECLVHPALLHHPNPKSIFIMGGGEGSTARELLRHKTVEKVVMCDIDEEVVDFCKSYLIVNKEAFCDPRLELIINDARAELENRTELYDVIVGDLADPIEGGPCYKLYTKSFYEYTVKPRLKQDGIFITQAGPAGIFSHTEVFSCIYNTLKQVFKYVVPYSAHIPSFADTWGWVMASDTPFNLNADDLDQRIKQRITGENKYFDGKTFSSASTLSKAVRKSLDNETQVYTEETARFIYGYGAEACKLNQV, via the exons ATGGCTGATGTTTCCTCTGCTAATTTGGTTAACAATGGCAATGAGCTTATTGAGAAGGGTCATGCCTTAAATGGGTATCGAAAAAGCTGTTGgtatgaagaagaaattgaagagAATTTAAGATGGTCCTTTGCTCTTAATag TATACTACATACCGGAGCTTCTCAGTATCAAGATATCGCTTTACTCGACACAAAGCCGTTCGGGAAGGCGTTGGTTATCGATGGAAAACTTCAGAGTGCAGAAACTGATGAATTCATTTACCATGAGTGCCTTGTTCACCCTGCACTTCTCCATCATCCCAA TCCAAAGTCCATTTTTATCATGGGAGGAGGTGAAGGCTCCACAGCAAGAGAACTACTTAGACATAAGACTGTGGAGAAAGTCGTAATGTGCGACATTGATGAG GAAGTTGTTGATTTCTGCAAGTCATACCTGATAGTAAACAAAGAAGCTTTCTGTGATCCAAGACTTGAACTTATCATTAACGATGCCAG AGCGGAGCTTGAGAACCGAACTGAGCTATACGACGTAATCGTTGGTGATCTTGCAGACCCAATCGAGGGTGGTCCTTGTTATAAACTCTATACCAAATCTTTCTATGAATATACTGTGAAGCCTAGATTGAAGCAAGATGGCATATTTATCACTCAG GCTGGTCCAGCTGGAATTTTCAGCCATACTGAAGTGTTTTCTTGCATCTACAATACTCTAAAGCAAGTTTTTAAAT ATGTGGTGCCTTATTCTGCCCATATTCCTTCCTTTGCTGATACTTGGGGTTGGGTTATG GCCTCAGACACCCCTTTCAATCTGAATGCTGATGATTTGGACCAGAGAATCAAACAAAGAATCACAGGGGAAAACAAGTACTTTGATGGAAAAACATTCTCATCTGCCTCTACATTAAGCAAAGCGGTTCGAAAGTC ACTCGACAACGAGACGCAAGTGTACACAGAAGAAACGGCGAGGTTCATATATGGATATGGAGCTGAAGCCTGCAAGCTCAACCAAGTTTGA
- the LOC103483718 gene encoding photosystem I reaction center subunit II, chloroplastic, whose amino-acid sequence MAMATQATLFTPSLSTPKSSAISIPWKQSPTLSFLTSKPHLKTASSSRSLKVSAEAEAAVEAPAGFTPPELDPSTPSPIFAGSTGGLLRKAQVEEFYVITWESPKEQIFEMPTGGAAIMREGPNLLKLARKEQCLALGTRLRSKYKIKYQFYRVFPNGEVQYLHPKDGVYPEKVNPGREGVGQNFRSIGKNVSPIEVKFTGKQVYDL is encoded by the coding sequence ATGGCCATGGCCACTCAAGCCACCCTCTTCACCCCATCTCTCTCCACTCCCAAATCCTCCGCCATTTCCATTCCATGGAAGCAATCCCCAACTCTCTCCTTCCTCACCTCCAAGCCCCACCTCAAGACCGCCTCCTCTTCCCGCTCTCTCAAGGTCTCCGCCGAAGCCGAGGCTGCTGTCGAGGCTCCGGCCGGATTCACCCCACCCGAGCTCGACCCCAGCACCCCGTCCCCAATCTTCGCGGGCAGCACCGGGGGACTCCTCCGGAAGGCTCAAGTGGAGGAATTCTATGTCATAACATGGGAATCCCCTAAAGAGCAAATCTTTGAGATGCCCACCGGTGGCGCGGCGATCATGCGAGAAGGGCCGAATCTGCTGAAATTGGCAAGGAAAGAGCAGTGTTTGGCTTTGGGGACAAGGTTGAGATCAAAGTATAAGATTAAGTATCAATTTTATAGGGTTTTTCCTAATGGGGAAGTTCAGTATTTGCATCCTAAAGATGGGGTTTATCCAGAGAAGGTGAATCCAGGAAGGGAAGGAGTTGGTCAGAACTTCAGGTCTATTGGAAAGAATGTTAGCCCTATTGAGGTTAAGTTCACTGGAAAACAAGTGTATGATTTGTAA
- the LOC103484185 gene encoding beta-galactosidase 7-like, with translation MGFSGSSFILLNCFLLSFALLSSAKKISVTYDGRALKINGERKIIISGAIHYPRSSPGMWPMLMKKAKNGGLNAIETYVFWNAHEPQRGQYDFTGNNDLVQFIKTVQKQRLYAILRIGPYVCAEWNYGGFPVWLHNIPGIKFRTNNQVYKDEMAKFTTLIVNKMRENKLFASQGGPIIVAQIENEFGNVEGSYGQEGKEYVKWCAELAQSYNLSEPWIMCQQGDAPQPIINTCNGFYCDQFKPNNKNSPKMWTESWAGWFKGWGQRDPYRTAEDLAFAVARFFQYGGSLHNYYMYHGGTNFGRSAGGPYITTSYDYNAPLDEYGNMNQPKWGHLKQLHELVKSMEKVLTYGDVKHIEYGHLTTATSYTYKGKSSCFFGNAENSNREITFRKRNYTVPGWSVTVLPDCKTEVYNTAKVNTQTTIREMVPSLVGKYKKPLKWQWRNEKIEHITHEGDISGVALTANSLLDQKIVTNDTSDYLWYLTGFHLNGNDPLFGKRVKLRVKTRGHILHAFFNNKHIGTQFGPYGKYSFTLEKKVRNLRHGFNQIALLSATVGLPNYGAYYENVEVGIHGPVELIADGKTIRDLSTNEWVYKVGLDGEKYEFFDPDHKFRKPWLSNNLPLNQNFTWYKTSFQTPKGREGVVVDLMGMGKGQAWVNGKSIGRYWPSYLATENGCSSSCDYRGAYYGSKCATNCGKPTQRWYHIPRSYMNDGKENTLILFEEFGGMPLNIEIKTTRVTKVCAKVELGSKLELTCHDRTVKRIIFVGFGNPKGNCDNFHKGSCDSSSAFSVIEKECLWKRKCSIEATKDKLGLTGCKNPKDNWLAVQVSC, from the exons ATGGGTTTTAGTGGAAgcagttttattttattaaattgttttCTCTTGAGTTTTGCCCTACTTTCTTCTGCAAAGAAGATTTCAGTTACTTACGATGGAAGAGCTTTGAAAATAAATGGAGAAAGAAAAATCATCATTTCTGGTGCAATCCATTATCCTCGTAGCAGTCCTGGA ATGTGGCCAATGTTGATGAAGAAAGCAAAAAATGGTGGCCTTAATGCAATTGAAACCTACGTATTTTGGAATGCCCATGAACCCCAACGTGGCCAA tatGATTTTACAGGAAATAATGATCTTGTACAGTTTATTAAAACAGTACAAAAACAAAGGCTTTATGCTATTCTTAGAATCGGACCTTATGTCTGTGCTGAGTGGAATTATGG AGGGTTTCCTGTTTGGTTGCATAATATTCCGGGCATCAAGTTCAGGACCAATAATCAAGTTTATAAG GATGAAATGGCAAAATTCACTACATTAATAGTAAACAAAATGAGGGAGAATAAGCTATTTGCATCACAAGGAGGACCCATCATTGTTGCCCAG ATTGAAAACGAGTTTGGAAATGTGGAAGGATCGTACGGACAAGAGGGAAAAGAATATGTGAAATGGTGTGCTGAATTGGCGCAATCTTACAACCTCAGTGAACCTTGGATTATGTGTCAACAAGGAGATGCTCCTCAGCCCATT ATTAATACATGCAATGGCTTTTATTGTGACCAATTCAAACCCAACAACAAAAATAGTCCCAAAATGTGGACTGAGAGTTGGGCTGGCTG GTTCAAGGGTTGGGGACAAAGAGATCCATATAGAACGGCGGAAGATCTTGCCTTTGCTGTTGCACGTTTCTTCCAATATGGTGGTTCCTTGCACAATTACTATATG TATCATGGTGGAACGAACTTTGGTAGGAGTGCAGGAGGTCCTTACATTACTACGTCTTACGATTATAATGCACCACTGGATGAATATg GGAATATGAACCAGCCAAAATGGGGACATTTGAAGCAACTTCATGAACTTGTGAAGTCTATGGAGAAAGTTTTGACATATGGTGATGTCAAGCACATTGAGTATGGTCATTTGACAACG GCAACATCTTATACCTACAAAGGAAAATCAAGTTGCTTCTTTGGAAATGCAGAAAATAGTAATAGAGAAATTACCTTTCGTAAAAGAAACTACACTGTTCCTGGTTGGTCTGTCACTGTTCTTCCTGACTGCAAAACTGAAGTTTACAACACTGCTAAG GTAAACACTCAAACAACAATAAGAGAGATGGTTCCAAGCTTAGtaggaaaatacaaaaaaccATTGAAATGGCAATGGAGAAATGAGAAAATTGAACATATTACACATGAAGGTGATATATCAGGAGTTGCTCTCACTGCCAATAGCCTTCTTGATCAAAAGATTGTCACAAACGATACCAGTGATTATTTGTGGTACCTCACCGG ATTCCATCTAAATGGAAACGATCCACTTTTCGGCAAACGTGTAAAATTACGTGTTAAGACACGTGGCCATATACTTCATGCCTTCTTCAACAATAAACATATTG GGACACAATTTGGTCCATATGGTAAATATAGTTTCACATTAGAGAAGAAAGTAAGGAATCTACGGCATGGATTCAATCAAATTGCTCTATTAAGTGCCACCGTTGGATTACCT AATTATGGAGCATACTATGAAAATGTTGAGGTGGGAATTCATGGGCCAGTTGAATTGATTGCTGATGGAAAAACCATAAGGGATTTATCAACTAATGAATGGGTTTACAAAGTTGGTTTGGATGGTGAAAAATATGAGTTTTTTGATCCTGACCATAAATTTAGGAAGCCATGGCTGTCTAACAATCTCCCATTAAATCAAAATTTCACTTGGTAtaag ACTAGTTTTCAAACTCCTAAAGGACGTGAAGGAGTGGTAGTGGATTTAATGGGCATGGGAAAAGGCCAAGCTTGGGTTAATGGAAAAAGTATTGGAAGATATTGGCCAAGTTATCTTGCTACTGAAAATGGTTGTTCTTCAAGTTGTGACTACCGTGGGGCTTATTATGGTAGTAAGTGTGCTACTAATTGTGGGAAGCCAACTCAAAGATG GTATCATATTCCGAGGTCGTATATGAACGACGGAAAAGAAAACACGTTGATTTTGTTTGAGGAATTTGGTGGGATGCCATTGAATATAGAAATTAAAACAACGAGGGTGACGAAAGTTTGTGCAAAGGTTGAGTTAGGAAGCAAACTGGAGTTAACATGCCATGATAGGACTGTCAAAAGAATTATTTTTGTGGGCTTTGGGAACCCTAAGGGAAACTGTGACAATTTCCATAAGGGTAGCTGTGATTCGTCATCTGCCTTCTCAGTTATTGAAAag GAATGTCTTTGGAAAAGGAAATGTTCAATTGAGGCTACAAAAGATAAACTTGGACTTACGGGTTGCAAGAATCCGAAAGATAATTGGCTTGCTGTTCAAGTTAGTTGTTAG
- the LOC103484186 gene encoding sugar transport protein 13-like, with translation MTTTVKYAVASSKVEFEAKVTPVVLNSCIMAATGGLMFGYDLGISGGVVSMPSFLKEFFPEVYERTQNKKGDDNNYCKYDNQELQMFTSSLYVAALISTLIAAYTSRVLGRKQTMVIAGIFFIVGTMLNATAISLCMLIFGRICLGCGVGFANQAVPLFLSEIAPSRMRGALNMLFQFDITVGIMFANLVNYGTSKIQWGWGWRLSMALAGVPAMLLTIGAISIDDTPNSLIQRGYLEKGKLVLSKIRGTDKIESEYLEIVEASRNAGGVENPFAILLIRQNRPPLVIAILFQVCQQLTGMNAIMFYAPVLFNTLGFGNDASLYSSAITGIVNAISTLVSIYMVDKVGRRLLLLEAGVQMFVSQTIIAVVMGLKLQDDSNNLSQGLAVLVVLMVCTFVSSYAWSWGPLGWLIPSEIFPLGTRSSGQSVTVCVNMMFTFMIAQSFLSMLCYMKYWIFLFFSICVIVMSLFVYFLVPETNGVPIEEMTERVWKQHWFWKRYI, from the exons ATGACTACGACGGTAAAGTATGCGGTGGCTTCGTCCAAAGTTGAGTTTGAAGCCAAGGTAACTCCGGTGGTTCTCAATTCTTGCATAATGGCCGCCACCGGAGGCCTCATGTTCGGTTACGACCTTGGGATTTCTG GGGGAGTGGTGTCGATGCCTTCATTTCTTAAAGAGTTCTTTCCAGAAGTGTACGAAAgaacacaaaacaaaaaaggagaCGACAACAATTATTGTAAATACGACAACCAAGAGTTACAAATGTTCACATCATCACTTTATGTTGCTGCTTTAATATCAACATTAATAGCAGCTTACACATCAAGAGTTTTGGGTCGGAAACAGACAATGGTGATTGCTGGGATTTTCTTCATTGTTGGAACTATGTTAAATGCTACTGCCATTTCACTTTGTATGCTCATTTTTGGAAGAATTTGTTTGGGTTGTGGAGTTGGATTTGCAAATCAG GCGGTGCCCTTGTTTCTGTCGGAGATAGCGCCGTCGAGGATGCGGGGAGCTTTGAATATGTTGTTTCAATTTGATATTACGGTTGGGATTATGTTTGCTAACCTTGTCAATTATGGCACATCCAA GATTCAATGGGGATGGGGATGGAGGCTATCAATGGCATTGGCTGGGGTTCCGGCGATGCTATTAACCATTGGAGCTATCTCAATTGATGATACTCCAAATAGTTTGATTCAACGTGGCTATTTAGAGAAAGGAAAATTGGTTCTAAGCAAAATTAGAGGCACTGACAAGATCGAGTCAGAGTATTTGGAGATTGTGGAAGCAAGTCGCAATGCTGGAGGAGTCGAAAATCCTTTTGCAATACTTCTTATCCGCCAAAATCGACCCCCATTAGTCATTGCCATACTTTTTCAAGTTTGTCAACAACTCACGGGAATGAACGCAATTATGTTCTATGCTCCAGTTCTGTTCAACACGTTGGGTTTCGGCAACGATGCGTCTTTGTACTCCTCTGCGATAACAGGAATCGTTAATGCCATTTCTACATTAGTCTCCATTTACATGGTGGATAAGGTCGGCCGAAGACTCCTGCTGTTAGAAGCTGGAGTTCAGATGTTCGTCTCTCAAACCATCATTGCGGTTGTGATGGGATTAAAACTCCAAGACGACTCTAATAATCTATCACAAGGGTTGGCGGTTTTGGTGGTGTTGATGGTATGCACTTTCGTTTCGTCGTATGCTTGGTCTTGGGGACCGCTTGGATGGTTGATACCAAGTGAAATCTTTCCATTGGGGACACGATCGAGTGGGCAGAGTGTGACAGTTTGTGTGAATATGATGTTCACTTTTATGATAGCTCAATCTTTTCTGTCCATGTTGTGTTATATGAAATATTGGatattcttgtttttctctatTTGTGTGATTGTAATGTCATTGTTTGTGTACTTTTTGGTGCCAGAGACAAACGGTGTTCCCATCGAAGAGATGACTGAAAGAGTGTGGAAGCAACATTGGTTTTGGAAAAGATATATTTGA
- the LOC103483719 gene encoding sugar transport protein 13-like: MPAGGFTAAPSSGVEFEAKITPVVIISCMMAASGGLMFGYDIGISGGVTSMPSFLKEFFPVVYKKTQQHAADDSNYCKYDNENLQLFTSSLYLAALTATFFASYTTRVLGRKKTMLIAGIFFIFGTILNAAAVNLLMLILGRISLGCGVGFANQAVPLFLSEIAPTRIRGALNILFQFDVTVGILFANLINYGTSKIEGGWGWRVSLALAGIPALLLTLGAFLVDDTPNSLIERGHLEEGKAVLKKIRGTENVEPEYLEILEASRIAQEVKHPFKNLRMRQNRPPLVIAILLQIFQQFTGINAIMFYAPVLFNTLGFGNDASLYSAVITGAVNVLSTLVSIYSVDKIGRRMLLLEAGVQMFISQMIIAVVLGVKLQDNTNNMSHGLAIVVVLMVCTFVSSFAWSFGPLGWLIPSETFPLETRSAGQSVTVCVNMLFTFVIAQSFLSMLCYMKFGIFLFFSAWVLVMSLFVMFLLPETKGVPIEEMTEKVWKQHWFWKRYMTDVPEKGKASA, encoded by the exons atgccAGCAGGAGGATTTACTGCGGCTCCGTCCAGCGGAGTCGAGTTCGAGGCCAAGATAACTCCGGTGGTTATCATTTCTTGTATGATGGCTGCCTCCGGAGGTCTAATGTTTGGCTATGACATTGGAATTTCAG GGGGAGTGACGTCGATGCCTTCATTCCTAAAGGAATTCTTTCCGGTTGTGTATAAGAAAACTCAACAGCATGCAGCCGACGACAGCAATTACTGTAAATACGACAACGAAAACTTACAATTGTTCACATCTTCTCTTTATCTCGCGGCGTTAACAGCCACGTTCTTCGCTTCATACACCACTAGAGTCCTTGGACGGAAAAAGACCATGCTCATCGCCGGAATTTTCTTCATCTTCGGAACCATTTTGAACGCCGCCGCTGTTAACCTCCTCATGCTCATTCTTGGAAGGATCTCTCTGGGTTGTGGGGTTGGATTTGCCAATCAG GCGGTGCCGTTGTTTCTATCGGAGATAGCGCCGACGAGAATTCGTGGAGCTTTGAATATCTTGTTTCAATTCGATGTCACAGTTGGAATATTGTTTGCAAATCTTATCAATTACGGCACATCCAA AATTGAAGGAGGATGGGGATGGAGGGTATCACTAGCATTGGCTGGCATTCCGGCATTGCTATTAACTCTTGGAGCATTCTTGGTTGATGATACTCCAAATAGTTTGATCGAACGTGGTCATTTGGAGGAAGGAAAAGCAGTGTTGAAGAAAATCAGAGGAACGGAGAATGTTGAGCCAGAGTATTTGGAGATCTTGGAAGCAAGTCGCATTGCTCAAGAAGTGAAACATCCTTTCAAAAACCTCCGCATGCGCCAGAATCGCCCACCTTTAGTCATTGCCATATTGTTGCAAATCTTTCAACAATTCACCGGCATCAATGCCATTATGTTCTACGCTCCAGTTTTATTCAACACGTTAGGCTTTGGCAACGACGCATCTCTCTACTCTGCTGTCATAACAGGCGCTGTTAATGTCCTTTCTACATTGGTATCGATTTACTCTGTCGACAAGATCGGACGACGAATGCTGTTATTAGAAGCTGGAGTTCAAATGTTCATTTCCCAAATGATTATCGCGGTGGTGCTAGGCGTAAAGCTTCAAGATAACACAAACAACATGTCACATGGGTTGGCCATTGTGGTGGTATTGATGGTTTGCACTTTTGTTTCGTCTTTCGCTTGGTCTTTTGGTCCACTTGGATGGTTGATTCCGAGTGAAACTTTTCCATTGGAGACACGATCAGCTGGACAAAGTGTAACGGTCTGTGTGAATATGTTATTCACTTTCGTGATAGCACAATCTTTCTTGTCGATGTTGTGCTATATGAAGTTTGGGATCTTCTTGTTCTTCTCGGCCTGGGTGTTGGTAATGTCGTTGTTCGTGATGTTTTTGCTGCCGGAGACTAAAGGGGTTCCAATCGAAGAAATGACTGAGAAAGTTTGGAAGCAACATTGGTTTTGGAAGAGATACATGACTGATGTGCCTGAGAAAGGAAAGGCTTCagcttga